A window of Lysobacterales bacterium genomic DNA:
GGCGATGACCGCGTCTTTCTGGGGCCTGCTGTCGCTCTCTTTTCTGATTGGCGACCGCTTGCCTGCGGCCTGGATGGGCGGCGTGGTCGTGGCGCTCGCCCTGCTTGCCGGGTTCGGCGGCGTGCGCGCCGGCCGCGTCGAGCCGGCGTCTGCAGAAACACTTGCCGCCTCGGCCGCACGCTTCGGCCATCGCCTGTTCGCGCCGGCGCTGGTCATTCCGCTGGTGACGGTGGCCGTGGTGCTGTTCGGCGCCGGCATCGGCTGGGGCGAGTGGCGGCTGTTCGGCAGCGAGATGATCACCCAGGTCGGCCTCGGTCTGGCCTGTGTCCTCGCCCTCTTGGCCGCCTGCGCGCTGACGCGGACCTCGCCGCTACGGGCGATGGAGCAGTCGCGCGGGCTGGTCGATGCGATCGGCTGGGCGGCGCTCCTGCCGCTGCTGCTCGCCACCCTGGGCAGCGTGTTCGCGGCCGCCGGCGTGGGCGAAGCGGTGGCCGAGCTGGTGCGCGCGTGGATTCCGGTCGACAACCGGTTCGTGGTGGTGCTGGCCTACGCCTTGGGCATGGCCGGATTCACCATGATCATGGGCAATGCTTTCGCGGCCTTCCCGGTGATGACGGCCGGCATCGGCCTGCCCTTGCTGGTGCAGCTGCACGGTGCGGATGCGGCCTCGCTGGCGGCGATCGGCATGCTTTCCGGCTACTGCGGCACCCTGATGACGCCGATGGCCGCCAACTTCAATCTCGTTCCCGCTGCGCTGCTGGAACTGCGCGACCCGTATGCGGTCATCCGTGTGCAGATTCCGACGGCGCTGCTGCTGCTGGCCGCCAACGTCGGGCTCATGTACTTCATCGTGTTCCGCAACGCCGCTTGAAGCAGTCGCTGGCCTTTACGGCGGATTAACCCCGCCCGCCCCGCGTGCGTCCAAGATGGCCCACTGTCGCTGCCCAGGAATTCGGCCCATGGCCCCGCCGCTCCGATTCGTCCGATGCCTTCGCCTGATGTTGCTGCCCGCCGCCCTGGTGATGGCTGGCGCAGCGTCAGCGCAGTCGCGCGATCCGCTGGCCCTGCCCGACATGGGGTCGTCGGCCGGCAGTCTGATCACCCCGGCCGAAGAGGCGATGTACGGCGAGTACACCCGCCGCGAGCTTCGCGCTTACGGCATGCTGCTCGAAGACCCGCTGCTCGACGAGTATCTGAGCGCGCTCGGCCAGCGCCTTGCCAGCGTCAGCGAGCGGCCGCAGCAGGACTTCACCTTCTTCTGGATGCGCGCCCGCGACATCAACGCATTCGCCACCCTCGGCGGTTACATCGGCATGAACTCCGGCCTGGTGCTCACCGCCACCAGCGAGGACGAGGTGGCGGCCGTGATGGCACACGAAATCGCCCATGTCACCCAGCGGCACATCGTGCGCGCGGTGGAGCGTCAGCAGAAAGACACGCTGCCGATTCTGCTGGCCACGCTGGGGGCTATCGCCGCCGCGCAGAGCGCCGGCGGCAGCAGCGCCGGCAATGCCACCCAGGCGGCGATCGTCAGCGGTATGGCGCTGATGCAGCAGCGGCAGATCAATCACACCCGCAGCAACGAGTACGAAGCCGATCGCATCGGCATCCTCACCCTGGCGCGTGCGGGCTACCAGCCGATGGCCATGGCGGACTTCTTCGCGCGCATGCACCGCACCCTGCGCTCGACCATCGGCGAGCAGGAAGCCCCCGAGTTCCTGCGCACGCATCCGGTGACCAGCAGCCGCATCAGCGAGGCCAAAGGCCGTGCCGAGGGCAGCCGCATCCCGATCGGCTTCCAGCCGCCGCCGCGGCTCGACGACAGCCCCTTGAACCCGCTGCTGCCCGAGCGCCACTTCTCTGCCGTGGGCCTCGATGCCCGGCCGAGCCGCGCGCTGTTTCCCTGGGTGCAGGCGCGCCTGCGGGTGCTGAGTGCCGACAGCCCCGCGCAGGCGCTGGATGAGTTCTCCAAGCGCGCGGCGGCCCACGGTGAGGGGTTGTCCGACCCCGAGCGCTACGGCTACGCGCTGGCCTTGGCCCGCACCAGCGATTCCGCGGCGGCGCTGCAACAGCTCGCACGTATCGAACGGGCGCCGCCGGGCTACTGGCTCGACCTCGCGCGGGCGGAAGCGCTGCATCTGGGCGGTCGCCAGAAAGAGGCGGAAGCCCTGTTCCAGGCCCTGTTCGAGGCGCATCCGCGCAGCCGGCCGGTCAGCCTGAGCTATGCCGATGCCTTGATCCGCAGCGGCGGCGAAGCCCAGGGCCGCCGCGCTCAGGCCGTGCTGCGTCCGTTGCTGCTCTCGGCGGGGGAGGACATCGCGCTGCAGCGCAGCTTTGGTCGTGCCAGCGAGTTGGCCGGTGACCCGGTGCGGGCGTCGGAGGCGCATGCCGAGGCCGCGTACCTGTCGGGTCGCGCCGAAGACGCGCTGAATCAGCTGCAGGCCCTGAAACAGCGCGATGATCTCGACTATTACCAGCGCTCGCGCATCGATGCGCGCATCGCCGAATTGACCCCCGTGGTGCTGGAGCTGCGCGAGCGTGGCTACCGTGCAGGCCGCGAGCCGGGCAGCAACCGCAGCTTCGGTTTCAGCGCCTCGGGGTCTGTCACGCCAGGGACATAAAACTGTTATCTACTTTGCCGGCGGCTGAAAACCCCTCAAGGACGCCCCGTGCAGAAGCAGATTCTGATCGTCGACGACGAGCCCGCCATTCGCGACATGGTGGCCTTTGCCCTGCGCAAGGCCGAGTACGAGCCCGTACACGCCGGTGACGCCCGCGAAGCCCAGGCGGCCATCGTCAGCCGGGTGCCGGACTTGATCCTGCTCGACTGGATGCTGCCCGGCATGAGCGGCGTCGAGTTCGCCCGCCGCCTGCGCAAGGAGGGCCTGACCCGCGAAGTGCCGATCATCATGCTGACCGCGCGCGGCGAAGAAAACGACCGCGTCAGCGGGCTTGAGGCCGGCGTCGACGACTACGTGGTCAAACCCTTCTCGGCGCGCGAGCTGTTGGCCCGCATCAAAGCGGTGATGCGACGCTCGCGCGGCGACGAAGAGGACGGCAGCGTGGCGCTCGGCGGCCTGCGCATCGACGGCGCCGCGCATCGCGTCTATGCCGGCGAGACGCCCATCCACATCGGCCCCACCGAGTACCGGCTGCTGCACTTCTTCATGACCCATCCCGAGCGCGTGTACAGCCGCACCCAGCTGCTCGACCACGTCTGGGGCGGCAACGTCTATGTGGAAGAGCGCACCGTCGACGTGCATATCCGCCGCCTGCGCAAGACGCTTGAGCCGCACGCGCTCGATGGCCTGGTGCAGACCGTGCGCGGCGCCGGCTATCGCTTCTCGACCGACCTCTGATCGCACGTGCCTGCCCGGCGTAAGCTTGCGCGGACCTCCGCTGCCCGGCCTTCCGTGCGCAAGACGCGATTCCCCACGCCCGCGACCCTGAAGCGCGCCTGGCAGCACACCGCCGGGCGCCTCGCGCTGGTCGTGCTCGGCAGCCTGCTGTTGGGCCTGCTCAGTGGTCATCCGTGGCCGCTGCTGTGTGCAGGCCTGCTCGGCGTGCTGGTCTGGCACTACGCCCAGCTGCACGCGCTGCTGGGCCAGCTCAACCGTCGCGAGTGGCTGGAGCGCGCGCAGGGGCAGGGCGTTTTCTCGGAGCTCACCCGCGTGCTCTACCTGCGTCAGCGCGAGAACCGCGAACGCAAGCGGCGGCTGCTCGGCACCCTGCGCGCGTTCCGCCAGGCTGCGGCGGCACTGCCCGATGCCGTGGTGGTGCTGAGCCGCCGCGAGCAGCGCATCGAGTGGTTCAATGAATCCAGCGAGCATCTGCTGGGGCTGTGTTACCCCAAAGACATCGGCAATCGGTTCAGCAACCTGGTGCGCTCGCCGCAGGTGACCGCCTGGCTCGAAGCGGGTGCCGCCGAGCCGCTCATCGATGTCCAGGGCACCGGTGCGGAAGGCCTGCGGCTGTCGATGCGCCTGCTGGAGTACACGCCCGAGGAGCAGCTGCTGATCGCCCGTGACATCAGCAAGCTGCTGCACCTGGAGCAGGTGCGCCGCGACTTCGTGGCGAACGTCTCGCACGAGCTGCGCACCCCGCTGACCGTGCTGCACGGCTACCTCGACATGCTGGAGCCCGAGGATGTGCCCGAGTGGTCGGGCATGCTCACCGAGATGCGCCGGCAGTCCGGGCGCATGACCCAGATCGTCGAGGACCTGCTGACCCTGTCGCGGCTGGAATCGCGCGAGTCGCTGCCGCATGAGCGCGTAGACATGGCCCTGATGCTGTCCGCGCTGCGCAGCGAGGCCGAAGGCATGAGCCTCGGCCGTCACCGGATCGAGATCGACGACCGCGTCGAGTGCGACCTGCTGGGCTCGGCCAAGGAGCTGCACAGTGCGTTCTCGAACCTGGTCATCAACGCCGTGCGCTACACCCCGGAGGGCGGTCGCGTGCGCGTCGAGTTCCACCCGACCGCGGCCGGAGGCGTCAGCCTGTGCGTGGTCGACACCGGCCCCGGCATTGCCCCCCAGCATCTGCCGCGGCTGACCGAGCGCTTCTATCGCGTCTCGTCCAGCCGCTCGCGCGATTCCGGCGGCACCGGGCTCGGGCTCGCCATCGTCAAGCACATCCTGCAGCTGCATCAGGCCCAGCTGACGATCGACAGCGAGGTCGGCGTCGGCAGCCGCTTCTGCTGCGTGTTCGACGCCCGCCATCGTGTGCAGCGTGCGGCGGTCGGCTCGGACGCAGCCTGACCCCACTGCGCTCGCGAGGCGGAAGCCTCGCTGCTGCGATTGCCTCAATCACCCGCCGACACTTGCGGCATCATGGCAGGCTTCGGCGCCAAGCGCCCCGCTGATTCCGCACAGACCCCAACGCCATGGCCCAGGACCGCGATCTCACCGATCCGTCGCTCTACATCAACCGCGAGCTGTCCCAGCTCGAGTTCAATTTCCGCGTGCTGGCGCAGGCGATGGACGAGCGCGTGCCTCTGCTGGAGCGGCTGCGCTACCTGTGCATCAGCTGCACCAACCTGGACGAGTTCTTCGAGATCCGGGTGGCGGCGATCCGCCACCAGCAGGATTTCGGCGGCGGCGGCATGGCCGACGGTATCGCGCCCACCGCCGCGCTGGCGCAGATCTACGCCCGCGCCGGCGAGCTGGTCGACGCCCAGTACCGCTACTGGAACGAGACCCTGCGTCCAGCGCTGAACGATGCCGGCATCCGCATCCTCACCCGCGACAGCTGGAGCGCCAAGCAGAAGCGCTGGCTCAAGGACTACTTCGACACCGAGATCACGCCTGTGCTCTCGCCGCTGGCCGTCGACCCGGCGCATCCCTTTCCGCGCATTCTCAACAAGAGCCTGAATCTGGTCGTGGTGCTGCAGGGCCAGGATGCCTTCGGCCGCAGCGGCGGCCTGGCCCTGGTGCGGGCGCCGCGCTCGCTGCCGCGCATCATCCAGCTGCCGGAGAACGTCTCCGGGGGCAGCCACGATTTCGTTCTGCTCTCGGCCGTGCTCTCGGCCTTCGTCGAGGATCTCTTCCCCGGCATGACGGTGAAGGGCACCTACCAGTTCCGCGTCACCCGCAACTCGGAGCTGTTCGTCGACGAGGACGAAGTCGAGAACCTGGCCTCGGCGCTGCGCGATGAGCTGGTCGGTCGCGGCTATTCGCACGCGGTGCGGCTGGAGATCGCCGACACCTGTCCCAAGCCCATCGTCAAGCAGCTGCTGCGCCATTTCGAGCTGCCAGAGTCGGCGATCTACCGCATCAACGGCCCGGTGAACCTCAACCGCGTGACCGCCGTGTACGACATGGTCGAGCGGCCGGATCTGAAGTTCCCCGCCTTCAAGCCGCGTCTTCATCCGCACGAGACTGGCGAGGAGTTGTTCGAGGTTGTGCGACGCGGCGACGTGCTGCTGCACCACCCCTATGACAGCTTCGGTGTGATCCTCGACCTGGTGAAGACCGCCGCGCACGACCCCAACGTGCTGGCGATCAAGCAGACCCTGTACCGCACCGGCCACAACTCGCCGCTGGTGAGCTCGCTGATCGAGGCCGCGCGCAACGGCAAGGACGTCACCGTCGTCATCGAACTGCGCGCGCGCTTCGACGAAGAGGCCAACCTGCGCCTCGCCGATCGTCTGCAGGAGGCCGGCGTGCAGGTCGTCTACGGCGTGGTCGGCTACAAGACCCACGCCAAGATGCTGCTGATCGTGCGCCGCGAGGCCAAGAAGCTGCAGCGCTATGTGCATCTCGGCACCGGCAACTACCACAGCGGCACCGCCAAGGTGTACACCGACATCGGCCTGATCACGGCCAACGCCGACATCGGCGAGGACGTGCATCTGCTATTCCAGCAGATGTCGGGCCTCGCCCCTGCGATCCGCCTGAAGCGGATCCTGCAGTCGCCCTTCACCCTGCATCCGGGCCTGCTCAAGAAGATCGAGCGTGAGGCCGCCAACGCGCGCGCCGGCAAGCCCAGCGGCATCATCGCCAAGCTCAACGCGATCAACGAGCCCAAGGTGATCCGCGCGCTTTATCACGCCTCGCAAGCCGGCGTGAAGGTCGAGCTGATCGTGCGCGGGGCCTGCGGGCTGCGGCCCGGCGTCCAGGGTGTGTCCGAGAACATCCGCGTGCGCTCGATCATCGGCCGGTTCCTGGAGCACAGCCGCATCTACTGGTTCGCCAACGGCGGCGAGCCCGAGCTGTATGCCTCCAGCGCCGACTGGATGGAACGCAACCTGCTGCGCCGCATCGAGACCTGTTTCCCCATCCTGGATCCCACGCTGGCCGAGCGCGTGCGCACTGAAGAGCTCGAC
This region includes:
- a CDS encoding DUF979 domain-containing protein, whose product is MISLPLIYLLAGLYVARIAWLSALDTANPRRAMTASFWGLLSLSFLIGDRLPAAWMGGVVVALALLAGFGGVRAGRVEPASAETLAASAARFGHRLFAPALVIPLVTVAVVLFGAGIGWGEWRLFGSEMITQVGLGLACVLALLAACALTRTSPLRAMEQSRGLVDAIGWAALLPLLLATLGSVFAAAGVGEAVAELVRAWIPVDNRFVVVLAYALGMAGFTMIMGNAFAAFPVMTAGIGLPLLVQLHGADAASLAAIGMLSGYCGTLMTPMAANFNLVPAALLELRDPYAVIRVQIPTALLLLAANVGLMYFIVFRNAA
- a CDS encoding M48 family metallopeptidase — encoded protein: MAPPLRFVRCLRLMLLPAALVMAGAASAQSRDPLALPDMGSSAGSLITPAEEAMYGEYTRRELRAYGMLLEDPLLDEYLSALGQRLASVSERPQQDFTFFWMRARDINAFATLGGYIGMNSGLVLTATSEDEVAAVMAHEIAHVTQRHIVRAVERQQKDTLPILLATLGAIAAAQSAGGSSAGNATQAAIVSGMALMQQRQINHTRSNEYEADRIGILTLARAGYQPMAMADFFARMHRTLRSTIGEQEAPEFLRTHPVTSSRISEAKGRAEGSRIPIGFQPPPRLDDSPLNPLLPERHFSAVGLDARPSRALFPWVQARLRVLSADSPAQALDEFSKRAAAHGEGLSDPERYGYALALARTSDSAAALQQLARIERAPPGYWLDLARAEALHLGGRQKEAEALFQALFEAHPRSRPVSLSYADALIRSGGEAQGRRAQAVLRPLLLSAGEDIALQRSFGRASELAGDPVRASEAHAEAAYLSGRAEDALNQLQALKQRDDLDYYQRSRIDARIAELTPVVLELRERGYRAGREPGSNRSFGFSASGSVTPGT
- the phoB gene encoding phosphate regulon transcriptional regulator PhoB; the encoded protein is MQKQILIVDDEPAIRDMVAFALRKAEYEPVHAGDAREAQAAIVSRVPDLILLDWMLPGMSGVEFARRLRKEGLTREVPIIMLTARGEENDRVSGLEAGVDDYVVKPFSARELLARIKAVMRRSRGDEEDGSVALGGLRIDGAAHRVYAGETPIHIGPTEYRLLHFFMTHPERVYSRTQLLDHVWGGNVYVEERTVDVHIRRLRKTLEPHALDGLVQTVRGAGYRFSTDL
- the phoR gene encoding phosphate regulon sensor histidine kinase PhoR, yielding MKRAWQHTAGRLALVVLGSLLLGLLSGHPWPLLCAGLLGVLVWHYAQLHALLGQLNRREWLERAQGQGVFSELTRVLYLRQRENRERKRRLLGTLRAFRQAAAALPDAVVVLSRREQRIEWFNESSEHLLGLCYPKDIGNRFSNLVRSPQVTAWLEAGAAEPLIDVQGTGAEGLRLSMRLLEYTPEEQLLIARDISKLLHLEQVRRDFVANVSHELRTPLTVLHGYLDMLEPEDVPEWSGMLTEMRRQSGRMTQIVEDLLTLSRLESRESLPHERVDMALMLSALRSEAEGMSLGRHRIEIDDRVECDLLGSAKELHSAFSNLVINAVRYTPEGGRVRVEFHPTAAGGVSLCVVDTGPGIAPQHLPRLTERFYRVSSSRSRDSGGTGLGLAIVKHILQLHQAQLTIDSEVGVGSRFCCVFDARHRVQRAAVGSDAA
- the ppk1 gene encoding polyphosphate kinase 1, with translation MAQDRDLTDPSLYINRELSQLEFNFRVLAQAMDERVPLLERLRYLCISCTNLDEFFEIRVAAIRHQQDFGGGGMADGIAPTAALAQIYARAGELVDAQYRYWNETLRPALNDAGIRILTRDSWSAKQKRWLKDYFDTEITPVLSPLAVDPAHPFPRILNKSLNLVVVLQGQDAFGRSGGLALVRAPRSLPRIIQLPENVSGGSHDFVLLSAVLSAFVEDLFPGMTVKGTYQFRVTRNSELFVDEDEVENLASALRDELVGRGYSHAVRLEIADTCPKPIVKQLLRHFELPESAIYRINGPVNLNRVTAVYDMVERPDLKFPAFKPRLHPHETGEELFEVVRRGDVLLHHPYDSFGVILDLVKTAAHDPNVLAIKQTLYRTGHNSPLVSSLIEAARNGKDVTVVIELRARFDEEANLRLADRLQEAGVQVVYGVVGYKTHAKMLLIVRREAKKLQRYVHLGTGNYHSGTAKVYTDIGLITANADIGEDVHLLFQQMSGLAPAIRLKRILQSPFTLHPGLLKKIEREAANARAGKPSGIIAKLNAINEPKVIRALYHASQAGVKVELIVRGACGLRPGVQGVSENIRVRSIIGRFLEHSRIYWFANGGEPELYASSADWMERNLLRRIETCFPILDPTLAERVRTEELDNYLRDNTQAWELKSDGSYARIEPAEDEMPHSAQQFLLALLCH